One genomic segment of Sphingorhabdus sp. M41 includes these proteins:
- a CDS encoding oxygenase MpaB family protein produces the protein MESRHHHPELWSRVEQQAVDTPAIFGSFDFGTMPERFTTEPSGENMSGFTDMIPDLMGDEALVEMMAAYTFMGDPVADAYAARIPDFGFRTLIDMLQTACDNDLAAVPDAPPELAVFIAAMENRPDWVDMDLVREGARVERNQYAHLVPFAIRGAFLATFMNRYSALPMALTGALSDKLAARRVHETATFFTLTVIPGALERHGAAFKAAAMVRLMHSMVRYNVMQRDGVWDAQTYGIPIPQVDQMPAGQIGSFLIAFQAMREGREQFTPAEQARIEIARYRCFLLGLPEQLLGETPRAITRLMLARQATLRNAFDDETCGALVRGTMNTQLSHDQSVAGRIDRTLERGFSKAFFIRQFLQGDTERAETIGVRYRLRDKLLALAAAGRIYSRLGFYDLLARIPIIRETADRRLVGKLNRLLERYGHAEFVSDGDSYRATHG, from the coding sequence ATGGAGAGTCGTCATCATCATCCGGAGCTTTGGAGCCGGGTTGAGCAACAGGCAGTGGATACGCCCGCAATTTTTGGCAGCTTTGATTTCGGCACCATGCCCGAGCGTTTCACAACGGAGCCTTCTGGAGAAAATATGTCGGGATTCACCGATATGATCCCCGATCTGATGGGGGATGAAGCGCTGGTAGAGATGATGGCAGCCTATACGTTCATGGGCGATCCGGTTGCGGACGCCTACGCAGCACGTATCCCCGACTTTGGATTTCGCACGCTGATCGACATGTTGCAGACCGCCTGTGACAACGATCTGGCTGCGGTTCCCGATGCACCGCCCGAACTGGCTGTCTTTATCGCTGCGATGGAAAACCGGCCCGATTGGGTCGATATGGATTTGGTGCGAGAAGGCGCGCGGGTCGAGCGCAACCAATATGCCCATCTCGTGCCCTTCGCGATCCGCGGTGCTTTTCTCGCGACCTTCATGAACCGTTATTCGGCGCTACCAATGGCACTGACCGGGGCGCTGTCCGACAAGCTGGCCGCGAGGCGCGTCCACGAGACGGCAACTTTCTTCACCCTGACAGTCATCCCCGGCGCGCTCGAACGCCATGGCGCGGCGTTCAAGGCAGCGGCAATGGTCCGGCTGATGCATTCGATGGTCCGCTACAATGTCATGCAGCGCGATGGCGTCTGGGACGCCCAAACCTATGGCATCCCGATCCCGCAGGTCGACCAGATGCCCGCAGGACAAATCGGTTCCTTTCTGATCGCCTTTCAGGCGATGCGCGAGGGGCGGGAGCAATTCACACCCGCAGAGCAAGCCCGCATCGAGATCGCCCGCTATCGCTGTTTCCTGCTCGGCCTGCCAGAACAGCTGCTCGGAGAAACACCGCGCGCGATCACGCGCCTGATGCTGGCGCGCCAGGCAACGCTGCGCAATGCGTTTGACGACGAAACCTGCGGCGCGCTAGTGCGCGGCACGATGAACACCCAATTGTCACATGACCAGTCAGTTGCCGGACGGATCGACCGCACATTGGAACGGGGTTTCTCCAAAGCCTTTTTCATCCGTCAGTTCCTGCAGGGCGATACCGAGCGTGCCGAAACAATCGGGGTGCGCTACAGGTTGCGCGACAAGCTGCTCGCGCTTGCTGCGGCCGGGAGAATTTATTCGCGACTGGGATTCTATGACCTGCTTGCCAGGATTCCGATCATTCGCGAAACTGCGGACCGACGCCTCGTCGGCAAGCTGAACCGGCTGCTCGAACGCTATGGCCATGCCGAATTTGTGTCAGATGGCGACAGTTATAGAGCCACACATGGCTGA
- a CDS encoding LuxR C-terminal-related transcriptional regulator, with translation MRLIENSPIASVVSNPRLTDNPIVAVNDAFLALTGYDRDFIVGRNCRFLAGEATEPWLTEEIRRGVRQQKSVLVEILNYKKDGTAFQNAVLVAPLFDEEGELEYFLGSQIEIDADIPSLAKPRRMRAVAIVKDLSKRQREVLQFIAKGLLNKQIAHELGLSERTIKMHRSILMKRLDVPSAADMVRLAVEAGM, from the coding sequence ATGAGGTTGATCGAAAATAGCCCGATTGCCTCTGTGGTCAGCAATCCCCGGCTGACCGATAATCCGATTGTCGCGGTCAACGATGCTTTTCTGGCGCTGACCGGTTATGATAGGGATTTCATTGTCGGTCGGAACTGTCGGTTTCTGGCGGGCGAGGCGACCGAGCCTTGGCTGACCGAAGAAATTCGACGCGGCGTGCGACAGCAAAAGTCCGTGTTGGTTGAGATATTGAATTACAAGAAGGATGGCACAGCCTTCCAGAACGCCGTTCTGGTAGCCCCACTGTTTGACGAAGAGGGCGAACTGGAATATTTTCTCGGCTCACAGATTGAAATCGATGCCGATATTCCGAGCCTTGCCAAACCGCGCCGGATGCGCGCCGTGGCGATTGTGAAGGATTTGTCGAAACGGCAGCGGGAAGTGCTGCAATTTATAGCCAAGGGCCTCCTCAACAAGCAAATTGCTCATGAATTGGGCCTCAGCGAACGAACTATCAAAATGCATCGTTCGATTCTGATGAAACGGCTCGATGTCCCTAGCGCCGCGGATATGGTCCGGCTCGCCGTAGAAGCGGGTATGTAA
- the purN gene encoding phosphoribosylglycinamide formyltransferase: MADKAKIAILISGRGSNMAAMVYAAKTPDCPFEIMLVASNDPDAPGLRLAEAESIATFAHRHKGLAREAHDEIMHDAIVQSGAEYVVLAGYMRILSDGFVRKWTNHMLNIHPSLLPKYKGLDTYQRAIDAGDRVAGCSVHLVTAELDDGPVLAQTEVAILSDDDADTLAGRILIAEHQLYPATLARYVTRENDPDWILGQVRERAMALAETHERPSFGAPGWRVGSERTGKYFAYFAQSHHGEASIALLVKTTGTDEQAALIDADPELYYSPKFYGKSGWIAIRLDTGSTDWDHITERLYKSWCQVAPRRLTKMVEIADQF; the protein is encoded by the coding sequence ATGGCTGACAAAGCCAAAATCGCGATATTAATCTCCGGTCGCGGGTCGAATATGGCGGCGATGGTATACGCAGCCAAAACACCCGACTGCCCGTTTGAAATCATGCTCGTGGCATCCAATGACCCCGATGCCCCCGGCTTGCGGCTCGCAGAAGCAGAGAGCATCGCAACCTTCGCTCATCGACACAAAGGCCTGGCCCGTGAAGCGCATGATGAAATCATGCATGACGCTATAGTCCAGTCAGGGGCCGAATATGTCGTGCTGGCAGGCTATATGCGGATCTTGAGCGATGGCTTTGTCAGAAAATGGACAAATCATATGCTGAACATCCATCCCAGCCTGCTCCCCAAATATAAGGGCCTTGATACTTATCAGCGGGCTATAGATGCCGGAGACAGAGTAGCGGGATGCAGCGTTCATCTGGTCACCGCAGAACTGGATGATGGCCCGGTACTGGCTCAGACCGAAGTCGCCATCCTGTCCGACGACGATGCCGACACTCTAGCCGGCCGGATATTGATTGCCGAGCATCAGCTCTATCCTGCTACATTAGCCAGATATGTTACCCGCGAGAATGATCCGGACTGGATTTTGGGACAGGTTCGCGAGCGCGCTATGGCGCTTGCGGAAACCCACGAACGGCCAAGCTTCGGTGCCCCCGGCTGGCGGGTCGGCAGCGAAAGGACGGGCAAATATTTCGCTTATTTCGCCCAGAGTCATCATGGCGAGGCTAGTATTGCCTTACTCGTGAAAACCACTGGCACGGACGAGCAGGCGGCCCTGATCGACGCCGACCCAGAGCTTTATTATTCACCCAAATTTTATGGAAAGTCTGGCTGGATAGCGATCCGGCTGGATACCGGTAGCACGGATTGGGACCATATCACTGAAAGGCTTTACAAAAGCTGGTGTCAGGTAGCCCCAAGGCGGCTCACCAAAATGGTCGAAATCGCGGATCAATTCTAA
- the purM gene encoding phosphoribosylformylglycinamidine cyclo-ligase, translating into MSEKQNEPDSYTYAKAGVSIEAGNALIKAIAPLAKATARPGANAELGGFGGFFDLKAAGYQDPLLVAANDGVGTKLKLAIDYDRHDSVGIDLVAMCVNDLIVQGAEPLFFLDYFATGKLENGIAERVVAGIAEGCKMSGCALIGGETAEMPGMYAEGDYDLAGFCVGAVERKKAITGATIEAGDILLGLESSGIHSNGFSLVRRLAADKGWKMDRPALFNPDILLIEALIAPTRIYVKSLLPLMQSGRVKALAHITGGGLLENIPRVLPDGMHAHVDASNWDQPRLMAFLQAQGNIEPEEMARTFNCGIGMVLAVSPDEAQSITADLLAAGEKVHRIGDVRNGTTGCSVSGTRGIWSATNDWTATHNG; encoded by the coding sequence ATGAGTGAAAAGCAAAATGAACCGGATTCTTACACCTATGCGAAAGCCGGTGTATCTATTGAGGCAGGTAACGCCTTGATCAAAGCGATTGCGCCACTGGCCAAAGCCACGGCGCGTCCGGGCGCAAATGCGGAACTAGGCGGTTTCGGAGGTTTTTTTGATCTGAAAGCAGCAGGTTATCAAGACCCTCTGCTGGTTGCCGCTAATGACGGCGTTGGCACAAAACTGAAACTTGCGATTGACTATGACCGACATGACAGTGTTGGAATCGATCTTGTCGCGATGTGCGTCAATGATCTGATCGTGCAAGGCGCGGAACCTCTGTTCTTCCTCGACTATTTCGCCACCGGCAAGCTTGAAAACGGTATTGCCGAGCGAGTTGTGGCGGGGATTGCCGAAGGCTGCAAGATGTCAGGCTGTGCACTGATCGGTGGCGAAACGGCGGAAATGCCCGGCATGTATGCCGAAGGCGATTATGATCTTGCCGGTTTCTGTGTCGGCGCAGTGGAGCGCAAGAAAGCGATTACCGGAGCGACGATCGAAGCGGGCGATATCCTGCTCGGCCTCGAATCCTCAGGCATCCATTCGAACGGCTTTTCGCTGGTCCGGCGACTGGCCGCAGACAAGGGCTGGAAAATGGATCGCCCTGCCCTTTTCAATCCCGACATATTGTTGATCGAAGCATTGATCGCGCCAACCCGAATCTATGTAAAATCGCTCTTGCCGCTGATGCAGTCCGGTCGGGTGAAGGCTCTCGCCCATATCACCGGAGGCGGTTTGCTGGAAAATATCCCGCGGGTATTACCCGATGGCATGCACGCCCATGTCGATGCTTCGAACTGGGACCAACCCCGTTTGATGGCATTCCTTCAGGCCCAGGGTAATATCGAGCCCGAGGAAATGGCCCGGACCTTCAATTGCGGGATCGGGATGGTACTGGCGGTATCGCCCGACGAAGCACAGTCGATTACGGCAGATCTTCTAGCCGCCGGCGAAAAAGTCCACCGAATCGGCGATGTGCGCAATGGAACCACGGGCTGTTCGGTCAGCGGAACACGCGGCATATGGTCGGCAACGAACGACTGGACCGCCACCCACAATGGCTGA
- a CDS encoding DnaA ATPase domain-containing protein — protein MTAANAEVHRHLGNWQDWVHHTLILTGPEGCGKSTMAAAFETESGGLCLDDASEHEDTELFHLWNRANSEHKPLLLLSSKLVSEWGINLPDLKSRLAASLHLEIGPPDQAMINGLFQKYFAMRGLTISEDALRYLEKRMVRSYAMVRQLAQKMDALAIESKKPVNLAIAKSALVFLDDDQKVDI, from the coding sequence GTGACTGCCGCCAATGCGGAGGTGCATCGTCACCTGGGGAACTGGCAGGACTGGGTGCACCACACGTTGATTTTGACTGGCCCTGAAGGCTGCGGTAAATCCACCATGGCGGCGGCGTTCGAGACGGAGAGTGGTGGGCTGTGCCTCGATGATGCTTCTGAACATGAGGATACGGAGCTATTCCACCTCTGGAACCGGGCCAACAGCGAACATAAGCCGTTATTGCTTTTGTCGTCAAAACTGGTCTCGGAGTGGGGGATCAACCTTCCCGATCTGAAATCCCGGCTCGCAGCATCACTGCATCTTGAAATCGGTCCGCCCGATCAGGCGATGATCAACGGGCTGTTTCAGAAATATTTTGCAATGCGCGGGCTTACCATTTCCGAAGACGCGCTGCGCTATCTGGAAAAACGCATGGTCCGCTCCTATGCTATGGTGCGTCAATTGGCGCAAAAAATGGATGCGCTTGCGATCGAGAGCAAGAAGCCAGTCAATCTGGCTATCGCGAAGTCAGCGCTCGTTTTTTTGGATGATGATCAAAAGGTGGATATTTAA
- a CDS encoding RNA degradosome polyphosphate kinase: MENPAAESLDADISTADDANGAFSEDGSKRYFNREISWLGFNERVIEEAENTAHPLLERLRFLSISGSNLDEFFMVRFAGLVGQYRQNIEERSADGLTATQQLEAIAIRADALLEHQQRVWSSLSKTLAAEDIYVSTVSELSDDGKAWFRQHFLDQIFPVLTPQALDPAHPFPFIPNKGLSLVFDLVRLSDNQGIRELVMIPSGLPRFIRLPGESAIYVSVETVIQQFSDILFPGYAVKSSGLFRIIRDSDIEVEEEAEDLVRYFRSAIKRRRRGDVIRLEMGPKLAEPVVAMLRENLLHDGATESRVNGLVGVSDLDILVDEDRPDLKFTPYSPRFPERIREHGGDCFAAIRDKDILVHHPYESFEVVIEFLRQAAADPDVVAIKQTLYRAGKQSAVIRALIDAAEAGKSVTAIVELKARFDEEQNLLWASALERAGVQVVYGFIEWKTHAKISMVVRKEQEGYRTYCHFGTGNYHPITAKIYTDLSFFTADPRAARDAAQLFNYITGYVEPKELELISMSPRDMRKDLMGLIDQEIVNVRAGKAGMVWAKMNSLVDPALIEKLYQASNAGVEIDLVVRGICCLRPDVPGMSDHIRVKSVVGRFLEHSRIWAFGNGQELPNDGAKLYISSADWMPRNLDRRVEYMMPITNKTVHDQILDQVMVANLIDDEQSWELNADGSYTRVKPSDKPFNLHRYFMTNPSLSGRGKALKKSNAVPRLSLRRRKKKA; this comes from the coding sequence ATGGAAAATCCTGCTGCAGAGTCGCTGGATGCGGACATATCGACAGCGGACGATGCCAATGGTGCTTTTTCGGAAGATGGAAGCAAGCGCTATTTCAATCGCGAAATAAGCTGGCTCGGGTTTAATGAGCGGGTCATCGAAGAGGCTGAAAATACCGCACATCCGTTGCTTGAGCGGTTGCGCTTCCTGTCCATTTCCGGAAGCAATCTCGACGAATTTTTCATGGTCCGCTTTGCCGGGCTCGTGGGGCAATATCGACAGAATATCGAGGAACGTTCAGCCGACGGTCTGACCGCCACGCAGCAACTGGAAGCAATTGCAATCCGGGCCGACGCGTTGCTGGAACATCAGCAGCGGGTCTGGTCATCTCTGTCCAAGACGCTTGCCGCAGAAGATATATATGTTTCGACGGTGAGCGAGCTTTCCGATGATGGGAAGGCCTGGTTCCGACAGCATTTTCTCGATCAGATATTCCCGGTGCTGACGCCGCAGGCTCTCGATCCGGCTCATCCTTTTCCTTTCATTCCCAACAAGGGACTCAGCCTTGTTTTCGATCTGGTCAGATTGTCGGATAATCAGGGTATTCGCGAATTGGTGATGATACCGTCGGGTCTGCCGCGTTTCATTCGCTTGCCTGGCGAGTCCGCGATCTATGTGTCTGTCGAAACCGTCATTCAGCAATTTTCCGATATTCTCTTCCCTGGCTACGCCGTGAAAAGCAGCGGCCTGTTCCGGATCATTCGCGACAGTGATATCGAAGTGGAAGAAGAGGCGGAGGATCTCGTTCGCTATTTCCGCAGTGCTATCAAACGTCGCCGACGCGGGGATGTGATCCGGTTGGAAATGGGGCCGAAACTGGCGGAGCCCGTTGTTGCAATGCTGCGTGAGAATCTGCTGCATGACGGCGCAACGGAAAGCCGGGTCAACGGTCTGGTAGGAGTTAGTGATCTTGACATCCTAGTCGACGAAGACCGCCCTGATCTGAAATTCACGCCGTATAGTCCGCGTTTTCCGGAGCGTATTAGAGAGCATGGCGGCGATTGTTTCGCCGCTATTCGTGATAAGGATATCCTCGTCCATCACCCCTATGAATCATTCGAAGTGGTGATCGAATTTTTGCGGCAGGCGGCTGCCGATCCCGATGTCGTCGCGATTAAACAGACCCTATATCGCGCCGGCAAGCAATCCGCCGTCATTCGGGCACTTATCGATGCCGCAGAAGCCGGCAAATCTGTGACTGCAATCGTCGAGCTCAAGGCGCGCTTTGATGAAGAGCAGAATCTGCTCTGGGCTAGCGCACTGGAACGAGCTGGAGTGCAGGTCGTATACGGATTTATCGAATGGAAAACCCACGCGAAAATCTCGATGGTCGTGCGCAAGGAGCAGGAAGGCTATCGCACCTATTGCCATTTCGGCACCGGCAATTATCATCCGATTACCGCTAAAATCTATACCGATCTGAGCTTCTTCACTGCTGACCCGAGGGCGGCGCGCGATGCGGCGCAACTATTCAACTATATCACTGGCTATGTCGAACCCAAGGAACTGGAACTTATTTCCATGTCTCCGCGCGATATGCGCAAGGACCTAATGGGGCTAATCGATCAGGAAATTGTCAATGTCCGTGCGGGCAAGGCCGGTATGGTCTGGGCGAAGATGAATTCACTTGTCGACCCGGCCCTGATCGAGAAACTATATCAAGCGAGCAATGCCGGTGTTGAAATTGATCTGGTGGTCCGGGGCATTTGCTGTCTGCGGCCAGATGTGCCGGGCATGTCGGATCATATCCGGGTCAAGTCTGTGGTCGGCCGTTTTCTGGAGCACAGCCGTATCTGGGCGTTCGGCAATGGCCAGGAACTACCAAATGACGGGGCTAAACTCTATATTTCATCTGCTGACTGGATGCCGCGCAATCTTGACCGCCGCGTTGAATATATGATGCCTATTACCAACAAGACCGTACATGATCAGATATTGGATCAGGTCATGGTGGCCAATTTGATCGATGACGAGCAGAGCTGGGAATTAAATGCTGATGGCAGTTATACAAGGGTGAAACCTTCTGACAAACCGTTCAATCTGCATCGCTATTTCATGACCAATCCGTCACTGTCCGGCCGCGGCAAGGCGCTCAAGAAAAGCAATGCGGTTCCCCGTCTCAGCTTGCGCCGCCGCAAGAAAAAGGCGTGA
- a CDS encoding Ppx/GppA family phosphatase: MTRVLVAKGVAANSVQVRNKHSSQRTAIVDIGSNSIRLVVYQGPVRVPAILFNEKVMAGLGKELSTTGAIAKDSMALAIRGLKRFHRLCMEMEVDSIKSFATAAVRDASNGKELLQAAHEIGYDVVVLQGEEEAESAALGVISGIPDAKGIVGDLGGGSLELAMVDKGKVLERYSFPLGVLRVADLRAKGQDALKSQVRKMLKKTGWEKQVQELPFYLVGGSWRSLARLDMFDSHYPLPVIHNYEMEPRRAQRLVSRLAQLNRDKLKNVPGLSTSRIPTLKDAAWLLSMLVRYLNSSKMVVSAYGVREGLLYQAISKQEAARDPLLLATEDAGAAQARFPANSKLLGEWITDIFSDDPVEWHRIRQAACNLGDVAWRANPNFRAERGLEIGLHGNWVAISGPEREMLGQALYTSFGGGNYIFPGGGKLASEQATQRAISWGLAMRLAQRLSGGTRNPLEQTQIRKSGKKLELTIAGDLVHLYGDAVAKRHGHLANMMGLEPVMTTV; the protein is encoded by the coding sequence GTGACCCGGGTGTTGGTGGCAAAAGGTGTTGCAGCCAATTCTGTGCAAGTGAGAAATAAACACAGCAGCCAGCGGACGGCGATCGTGGATATTGGGTCAAACTCCATCCGGCTGGTTGTCTATCAGGGCCCGGTCAGGGTTCCGGCAATCCTGTTCAATGAAAAAGTGATGGCCGGCCTGGGTAAGGAATTGTCGACGACCGGCGCGATTGCAAAGGATTCAATGGCGCTTGCCATACGTGGCCTAAAGCGTTTCCATCGCCTGTGTATGGAAATGGAAGTCGACAGCATCAAGAGTTTCGCCACCGCGGCGGTACGGGATGCAAGCAACGGCAAGGAGCTGCTGCAAGCCGCGCACGAGATTGGCTACGATGTTGTGGTGTTGCAGGGTGAAGAAGAAGCGGAGTCGGCAGCACTGGGCGTCATCTCCGGAATACCAGATGCCAAGGGTATAGTGGGTGATCTGGGCGGAGGCAGCCTGGAACTGGCGATGGTTGATAAAGGCAAGGTGCTCGAACGATATTCCTTTCCGCTCGGCGTGTTGAGGGTCGCGGACCTGCGCGCCAAGGGCCAGGACGCGCTCAAGAGTCAAGTGCGAAAGATGCTCAAAAAAACCGGATGGGAGAAGCAAGTGCAAGAACTTCCTTTCTATCTGGTGGGTGGATCCTGGCGGTCACTGGCTCGGCTCGATATGTTTGACAGCCACTATCCGCTCCCCGTGATTCACAACTACGAAATGGAGCCGCGGCGCGCACAAAGGCTAGTCAGCCGGTTGGCGCAACTGAACCGAGACAAGCTCAAAAATGTCCCCGGCCTCTCTACGTCGCGGATACCGACACTGAAGGATGCCGCCTGGCTATTGTCAATGCTGGTGCGTTATCTGAACAGTAGCAAGATGGTGGTTTCCGCTTATGGGGTACGGGAAGGCCTGTTGTACCAAGCTATCAGCAAGCAGGAAGCGGCTCGTGATCCGTTGTTGCTGGCAACCGAAGACGCTGGAGCTGCACAAGCGCGTTTTCCGGCGAACAGCAAATTGCTCGGTGAATGGATAACCGATATTTTTTCTGACGATCCGGTCGAATGGCACCGCATCCGTCAGGCTGCCTGTAATCTGGGCGATGTCGCTTGGCGAGCAAACCCCAATTTTCGGGCAGAGCGAGGATTAGAGATTGGCTTGCATGGCAATTGGGTCGCAATCAGCGGCCCGGAACGCGAGATGCTTGGGCAGGCACTCTATACCAGTTTCGGCGGCGGAAATTATATATTCCCCGGAGGTGGCAAGCTCGCCAGCGAGCAGGCAACCCAGCGCGCGATCAGCTGGGGACTTGCGATGCGGCTGGCGCAGCGGCTCAGTGGTGGTACCCGTAATCCGCTGGAACAAACGCAAATCCGCAAGTCTGGGAAAAAGCTTGAGCTGACAATAGCTGGTGATCTGGTCCATCTTTATGGCGATGCGGTTGCCAAACGGCACGGCCATCTCGCGAACATGATGGGTCTGGAACCGGTGATGACCACCGTCTAG